In Nitrospirota bacterium, the DNA window GTGGGCGAATAACCCTTAAGAGCAATGATTCCACATCTTTAATGAACGATGTTCTGCCGATTTGATAAAAAGAAAAGGTATCCCAATTTCCTTTATGTTTGCCTCTTCTACAGAAGAAGACTTCTTAACATTCTGAAACAGCACTTGATTATTTAGTAAAATTATTTTACTATTTTACTAAAGGAGTGAAATGATATGAAAGCGATTACGATGTCAGCGAAGGGTCAAATAGCAATACCCAAAGAAGTAAGGGATACTTTGAACATTAAAGAGGGTGATCAATTTATTATTGAGATTGCAGAAGGTGGAAGAATTATCCTTGAACCGGCCGTAAATATTCCACGGTCTCAAGCATGGTTCTGGGCGCCAGAGGTACAGGATAAAATAAAAGAGGCAGAGAAAAATTACAAGAAGGGTAAATTTAAAAGATATGAAGATGCGGATAACCTGATTAAAGATCTT includes these proteins:
- a CDS encoding AbrB/MazE/SpoVT family DNA-binding domain-containing protein, with protein sequence MKAITMSAKGQIAIPKEVRDTLNIKEGDQFIIEIAEGGRIILEPAVNIPRSQAWFWAPEVQDKIKEAEKNYKKGKFKRYEDADNLIKDLEKRG